In Staphylococcus saccharolyticus, one genomic interval encodes:
- a CDS encoding DUF4097 family beta strand repeat-containing protein: protein MTSKNAHFKTEDRDLSIKNGQYDSIRINSEVGNIQTQNVKFKHAKVDNENGNILMKNLQSGISLDAKMRMEILNCIIKKIRIILYYKLKMKMEKQLLLIVL from the coding sequence ATAACTTCAAAAAATGCTCATTTCAAGACAGAAGATAGAGATCTTTCAATTAAAAATGGTCAGTACGACTCAATAAGAATAAATAGTGAAGTTGGTAATATACAAACTCAAAATGTTAAATTTAAACATGCAAAAGTAGATAATGAAAATGGGAATATTTTAATGAAAAATCTTCAATCTGGCATTTCCCTTGATGCAAAAATGAGGATGGAGATATTGAATTGTATTATAAAGAAGATCCGCATAATACTCTATTATAAACTAAAAATGAAGATGGAGAAACAATTATTACTAATCGTGCTTTGA
- the fni gene encoding type 2 isopentenyl-diphosphate Delta-isomerase has protein sequence MSHSLREQRKNEHVEIAMSQSDAIQSDFDKVRFVHHSIPSINVNQVDLTSYTTHFDMTLPVYINAMTGGSEWTKQINEKLAIVARETGLAMAVGSTHAALRNPKMAESFNIVRKTNPEGAIFSNVGADVPVDKALQAVELLDAQALQIHVNSPQELVMPEGNREFATWMGNIATIINRINVPVIVKEVGFGMSKETFKALSEIGVSYVDVSGRGGTNFVEIENERRSNKDMNYLSQWGQSTVESLLESTDYQDRINIFASGGLRTPLDAVKCLALGAKAVGMSRPFLNQVEQTGITNTVDYVESFLNHMKEIMTMLDAQNIEALRHKDIVLSPELMSWIEQRGLDFHRR, from the coding sequence ATGAGTCACTCACTGAGAGAACAAAGAAAAAATGAACATGTGGAAATCGCAATGTCACAAAGTGATGCGATTCAGTCAGATTTTGATAAGGTAAGATTTGTTCATCATTCAATTCCAAGTATTAACGTAAATCAGGTTGATTTGACGAGTTATACAACACATTTTGACATGACATTACCTGTTTATATTAATGCGATGACAGGGGGCAGTGAATGGACTAAGCAAATTAACGAAAAGTTAGCTATAGTCGCACGTGAAACTGGTTTAGCTATGGCAGTAGGGTCAACTCATGCTGCATTACGTAATCCTAAAATGGCCGAATCATTTAATATAGTACGTAAAACGAATCCTGAAGGTGCTATTTTCAGTAATGTCGGTGCTGATGTACCTGTAGACAAAGCGTTACAAGCTGTTGAGCTTCTTGATGCTCAGGCGCTACAAATTCATGTGAATTCTCCTCAAGAATTAGTGATGCCAGAGGGTAACCGAGAATTTGCAACTTGGATGGGTAACATTGCAACGATTATTAATCGCATCAACGTCCCAGTTATCGTTAAAGAGGTTGGTTTTGGAATGAGTAAAGAAACATTTAAAGCATTATCTGAAATTGGCGTATCTTATGTAGATGTGAGCGGTCGAGGGGGGACTAATTTTGTAGAAATTGAAAATGAAAGACGATCCAATAAAGACATGAACTACTTATCTCAGTGGGGGCAATCAACAGTTGAATCTTTGCTTGAAAGTACAGATTATCAAGATCGAATAAATATTTTTGCTAGTGGTGGTTTACGCACACCTTTAGACGCAGTGAAATGTTTAGCGTTAGGCGCAAAAGCTGTTGGAATGTCACGTCCATTTTTAAATCAAGTTGAACAAACAGGTATCACAAATACGGTTGACTATGTTGAGTCATTTTTAAATCATATGAAAGAGATTATGACCATGTTGGATGCTCAAAATATTGAAGCCTTGCGACATAAAGACATTGTACTGAGTCCGGAATTGATGTCTTGGATAGAACAACGTGGTTTAGATTTTCACAGAAGGTAA
- a CDS encoding PadR family transcriptional regulator encodes MNAQFKKGALELIVLLIIRKDDQYGYSLVQDISRYMTIAEGTVYPLLRRLVKSGELSTYYQPSTEGPSRKYYQLTEQGYERLEQLKEDWVVFSQAVNQFIKESDSSE; translated from the coding sequence ATGAATGCGCAATTTAAGAAGGGGGCTTTAGAATTAATTGTCTTATTGATTATTAGAAAAGATGATCAGTATGGTTATTCACTTGTTCAGGACATTTCAAGATATATGACAATTGCCGAGGGTACTGTTTACCCATTGCTCAGACGTTTGGTAAAAAGTGGAGAACTTAGCACGTATTATCAACCTTCAACAGAAGGACCATCGAGAAAATATTATCAGTTGACTGAACAGGGATATGAAAGATTAGAGCAACTTAAAGAAGATTGGGTAGTGTTTTCACAAGCAGTTAATCAATTTATAAAGGAAAGTGATTCCAGTGAATAA
- a CDS encoding DUF805 domain-containing protein yields the protein MTTRRLHDRRNMSMTIAIISIVMGFLLGLLSTIFNLNEPIIAVLYFIVYFISLVLSIIMFVISCLDSKRETNKYGPSPKYYKHDINFQGENHNTVSKLKKDN from the coding sequence TTGACTACAAGACGATTACATGATAGAAGAAATATGTCCATGACTATTGCTATCATTTCAATTGTAATGGGCTTTTTGTTAGGACTGTTATCAACGATATTTAATTTGAATGAACCAATCATTGCCGTTTTGTACTTTATTGTATATTTCATAAGTCTAGTATTATCTATTATTATGTTCGTAATAAGTTGTTTAGATAGTAAAAGAGAAACTAATAAATATGGACCGAGTCCAAAGTACTATAAACATGATATTAATTTCCAAGGAGAGAATCATAATACTGTGAGTAAACTTAAAAAAGATAATTAA
- a CDS encoding HAAS signaling domain-containing protein, with translation MNKNEYLKELKKHLKHINKEEREDILNEYETHFYSGQQEGKSEAQISNELGYPKAIGKELNASVAIEKAHQSNSILNIFSAIVAVMGVSLLNFFVILVPALLLLMVVLTLVIFTLISLVTPIILLVKVFLDGFHSIILYDVYMTGLMFGLGLMLIVVTFYIIKWLYILIVKYLRWNVTIIKS, from the coding sequence GTGAATAAAAATGAGTACTTAAAAGAACTCAAAAAACATTTAAAGCATATTAATAAAGAAGAACGAGAGGATATTTTAAATGAGTATGAAACGCATTTTTATAGTGGGCAACAAGAGGGCAAATCAGAAGCACAAATATCTAATGAATTAGGTTACCCTAAAGCAATTGGTAAGGAATTAAATGCATCAGTTGCGATTGAAAAAGCGCATCAAAGCAATTCAATTTTAAATATTTTTTCTGCAATTGTTGCAGTTATGGGTGTAAGTCTACTTAATTTTTTTGTCATACTAGTTCCTGCATTATTACTATTAATGGTAGTACTTACGCTGGTGATTTTTACATTAATATCTCTCGTTACACCAATCATATTATTAGTAAAAGTATTCCTAGATGGTTTTCATTCAATTATTCTCTATGATGTATACATGACTGGATTAATGTTTGGTCTAGGGCTGATGCTTATCGTTGTCACATTTTATATTATCAAATGGTTATATATCTTAATAGTGAAATATTTGAGATGGAATGTAACCATTATTAAGTCATGA
- a CDS encoding aldose epimerase family protein, whose translation MIFEVEHQRHDVDLIKIDNDETKIVFTNYGARIVSWKYHDNNIVLGNVVEADEFYFADPFNFGATIGRYAGRIASASFELDGRTYQLETNDGANHLHGGENGLNRRIFDYEVIDEIGQIKIIFTTTIKEEEDHYPGDMTIKVTHTYDADHKWTVQYEAESTKKTLFNPSNHVYFNLNRDNNAVDNHSMRSSSLKMYVLDDQHIIKGDQPLDLHQIIDEEKILFKDIFESNHKVLKQQMLHYKGLDHPFEFGDYELLIDNSEFELKINTDMPNFVMFTFNDPQSWESEFNIYKSHSGFSVETQYLPNDINMFGGDAQSILESHTPFISKTSFQINEKSSLK comes from the coding sequence ATGATATTTGAAGTTGAGCATCAAAGACATGATGTTGATTTAATTAAAATTGATAATGATGAAACTAAAATTGTATTTACGAATTATGGTGCTAGAATTGTTTCTTGGAAGTATCATGATAATAATATAGTCTTGGGTAATGTGGTGGAAGCGGATGAATTCTATTTTGCTGATCCATTTAATTTTGGTGCTACTATAGGACGCTATGCAGGTAGAATTGCAAGTGCCTCTTTTGAGTTAGATGGTCGAACATATCAATTAGAAACGAATGATGGTGCTAATCATTTACACGGCGGAGAGAATGGATTGAATCGGCGTATCTTTGATTATGAAGTGATTGATGAGATTGGACAAATCAAAATTATTTTTACAACAACGATTAAAGAAGAGGAAGACCATTACCCAGGTGATATGACCATCAAGGTCACGCATACTTATGATGCTGATCATAAGTGGACAGTCCAATATGAAGCGGAATCAACTAAAAAAACATTATTTAATCCATCCAATCATGTATATTTCAATTTGAATCGGGACAATAATGCAGTAGATAATCATAGTATGAGGAGTTCTTCTTTAAAAATGTATGTATTAGATGATCAACATATTATCAAAGGTGATCAACCACTTGATTTACATCAAATAATTGATGAGGAAAAGATATTATTCAAAGATATATTTGAAAGTAATCATAAAGTGCTAAAACAACAAATGCTACATTACAAGGGGTTAGACCATCCTTTTGAATTTGGAGATTATGAGCTTTTAATCGATAATTCAGAATTTGAGCTTAAAATTAATACAGATATGCCTAACTTTGTAATGTTTACATTTAATGATCCTCAAAGTTGGGAAAGTGAATTTAATATTTATAAATCACATTCTGGATTTTCAGTAGAAACTCAATACTTACCTAACGATATTAATATGTTTGGGGGTGATGCACAATCTATATTAGAGTCGCATACACCATTTATATCGAAAACAAGTTTTCAAATTAATGAAAAATCATCTTTAAAATAG
- a CDS encoding MOSC domain-containing protein: MIKVYAISTGKIKKLPYSKKKTMRSALDKSPFKGQMWLSKLGFIEDEQAYEGHGGPHKAVCCFSKSNYTMYKDELSELPDYAMFGENLTVEHLDESNVYFGNQYQLGEAIIEVSEIREPCWKIQAKYDIPNLIKRMSQSGKTGFYFRVIKEGYVNDNDNLELIKKADNTTLLSVQDLNELYYNDRKNLKQINYALQNPYLSPSRLEQLHKMKARVETE, encoded by the coding sequence ACAATGCGTTCTGCATTAGATAAATCTCCTTTTAAAGGTCAAATGTGGTTATCTAAATTAGGATTTATAGAGGATGAGCAAGCTTATGAAGGGCATGGTGGCCCACATAAGGCTGTTTGTTGTTTCAGCAAATCAAATTATACAATGTACAAAGATGAGCTTTCTGAATTACCAGACTATGCCATGTTTGGTGAAAATTTAACGGTTGAGCATCTAGATGAAAGCAACGTTTATTTTGGCAATCAATATCAACTTGGAGAAGCAATAATTGAAGTTTCAGAAATAAGAGAACCTTGTTGGAAAATTCAAGCTAAATACGATATTCCGAATTTAATTAAGCGCATGTCTCAATCAGGAAAAACAGGTTTCTACTTTAGAGTAATTAAAGAAGGTTATGTCAACGACAACGACAATCTGGAACTTATCAAAAAAGCTGATAATACTACACTTTTAAGTGTACAAGATTTAAATGAACTCTATTACAATGATCGTAAAAATTTAAAACAAATCAATTATGCACTTCAAAATCCTTACCTATCACCTTCTAGATTAGAACAACTTCATAAAATGAAAGCTCGTGTTGAAACAGAATAA
- a CDS encoding DNA-3-methyladenine glycosylase has product MDFINQLTTQTAQNLLGVKIIFQDELKTYSGYIVETEAYLGLKDKAAHGYKGKQTPKVTSLYKNGGTIYAHVMHTHLLINFVTRPKGVPEGVLIRAIEPEDGIEAMKQNRGKSGFELTNGPGKWTKAFNIPRAIDGSMLNDCRLSIDIKHRKYPKDIIESGRIGIPNKGEWTHKPLRYTVKGNPYVSRMRKSEFQHPDDTWK; this is encoded by the coding sequence TTGGATTTTATCAATCAATTGACAACTCAAACTGCTCAGAATTTATTAGGCGTAAAAATTATATTTCAAGATGAACTTAAAACTTATTCAGGTTACATCGTGGAAACTGAAGCTTATTTAGGATTAAAAGATAAGGCAGCACATGGTTATAAAGGTAAACAAACACCCAAGGTTACTTCATTATATAAAAATGGTGGTACGATTTATGCCCATGTGATGCATACCCATTTGTTAATTAATTTCGTCACTCGACCAAAAGGGGTGCCTGAAGGTGTACTTATACGTGCTATTGAACCTGAAGATGGTATTGAAGCTATGAAACAGAATCGTGGCAAATCCGGATTTGAATTAACTAACGGACCAGGAAAATGGACGAAAGCTTTCAATATTCCTCGAGCAATTGATGGCTCAATGCTTAACGATTGTCGCCTTTCTATCGATATTAAACATCGTAAATATCCTAAAGACATCATTGAAAGTGGTAGAATTGGCATTCCTAATAAAGGAGAATGGACTCATAAACCATTACGCTATACTGTTAAAGGCAATCCATACGTGTCTAGAATGCGTAAATCAGAATTTCAACATCCAGATGATACATGGAAGTAA